One genomic segment of Cottoperca gobio chromosome 21, fCotGob3.1, whole genome shotgun sequence includes these proteins:
- the LOC115026746 gene encoding claudin-10-like — MRKRLIQVLGFLISSVGWLFVLCTMAMDFWRIVQIGGQGGSFIIRVAWYWSNLWKDCFTDSTAVTNCRDFPVLWSVTPFVQGVRGLLMCGLTLGFFGVILCFVGMECTYIGGADKTKDTLLFTGTVFHIAGSVSDVSAYCLYINRVARTTFAASVGPGVLRYDLGPPIFLGLVGCFLILLGAVFYAATVYRVICPESQVVYAYGGGTYMAPRSGGRTLFTGYYKPSRQYGSYTGSGPSRSSKISNLSQTTPMKISERDAFV; from the exons ATGAGGAAACGTCTGATCCAAGTACTTGGCTTCTTGATTTCATCAGTGGGATGGCTGTTTGTGCTGTGCACCATGGCCATGGACTTTTGGAGAATCGTCCAAATAGGAGGACAAGGAGGCTCCTTTATCATCAGAGTGGCCTGGTACTGGTCTAACCTGTGGAAGGATTGTTTCACCGATTCCACGGCTGTCACTAACTGTAGAGACTTCCCTGTGCTCTGGAGTGTCACAC CTTTCGTCCAGGGAGTACGAGGATTGCTAATGTGTGGGTTAACTCTTGGATTCTTTGGAGTGATACTTTGCTTTGTTGGGATGGAGTGCACTTATATTGGTGGAGCTGATAAAACCAAGGACACGCTTCTGTTTACCGGAACAGTGTTCCATATTGCTGGTA GTGTATCAGATGTTTCTGCCTACTGCTTGTACATCAACAGGGTTGCCAGAACAACCTTTGCTGCCAGTGTAGGGCCGGGGGTCTTACG GTATGACCTAGGACCTCCCATATTTCTAGGATTGGTAGGATGTTTTTTAATCCTTCTAGGGGCTGTGTTTTACGCCGCTACAGTCTACCGAGTTATTTGCCCTGAAAG TCAAGTGGTATACGCCTATGGAGGAGGCACATACATGGCTCCTCGCTCCGGAGGAAGAACCCTGTTCACCGGATACTACAAACCTTCCAGGCAGTACGGCTCTTATACGGGCTCAGGACCATCCAGGAGCTCCAAAATCTCAAATCTGTCACAGACGACCCCCATGAAAATCTCAGAAAGAGATGCATTTGTGTAG
- the LOC115026541 gene encoding claudin-10-like: MSYRTVVMYIEIGCFVVCVSGWILVCSTMPTEIWTWSEVDSIVLTTSNYFSNLWKDCISDSTGVSDCKGIPSMLALNWDIHMCRALIIISIILAFFGSVLVLVGMKCTKIGGSEISNSRVTFAGGMNYLIGGLCSMTAFSYYGNKIRAEFQNPNYKAQKFEIGVGVFIGWGGSTLLVVGGLIYSIFAGMEGCHSSSKRFPDYQLPDAYRVVPIKKSIASSASTKMSKSKQSRTTSGSSGSSDNSGSSISEITSTTNTSDTNAYV, encoded by the exons ATGAGTTACAGGACTGTGGTGATGTACATTGAGATCGGCTGCtttgttgtctgtgtgtctggatgGATCCTGGTGTGTTCCACCATGCCCACGGAGATCTGGACATGGTCGGAGGTAGACAGCATAGTCTTGACCACTTCAAACTACTTCTCCAACCTGTGGAAGGATTGTATATCTGATTCAACTGGAGTATCTGACTGCAAAGGAATTCCATCAATGCTTGCATTAAATt GGGACATACACATGTGCCGGGCTCTCATCATCATCTCTATTATCCTGGCTTTCTTTGGATCAGTTCTGGTCTTAGTGGGAATGAAGTGTACTAAAATTGGGGGATCAGAGATCTCTAATTCAAGAGTAACCTTTGCTGGGGGGATGAACTACCTGATTGGAG GGCTGTGTTCTATGACCGCTTTCTCCTATTATGGAAACAAAATCAGAGCAGAATTTCAAAACCCTAACTATAAAGCTCAGAA ATTTGAAATAGGTGTTGGTGTGTTTATCGGCTGGGGAGGCTCCACCTTACTTGTTGTGGGAGGCCTTATTTACAGTATCTTTGCAGGAATGGAAGGCTGCCACTCAAG CTCAAAAAGATTCCCTGACTACCAGTTGCCAGATGCCTACAGGGTTGTTCCGATAAAAAAGAGTATTGCATCTTCAGCTAGTACAAAGATGAGTAAGAGCAAACAATCAAGGACCACCAGtggcagcagtggcagcagtgacaacagtggcagcagcatctctgagATCACCTCTACCACAAATACATCAGATACAAATGCATATGTGTGA
- the LOC115026173 gene encoding claudin-10-like — protein MSSMFQEILAFIVSTSGWVLVSSTLPTDYWKVASLDGIVLNTANYWSNLWKTCVTDSTGISNCKDFPSMLALDGYIQACRGLMIAAVCMGFFGSTFALVGMKCTKIGGTDKNKARIACFAGVSFLLSGICSLLSCSLYAHQITAEFFDPMFVGLKYEFGAALFIGWSGSILCILGGSMLCFSIAGSFTKSHSQANYIYKGDASHSHISSYPRGQAKSVNQRPLPDYSNSSRTQHFDKNVYV, from the exons ATGAGCAGCATGTTTCAGGAGATCTTGGCCTTTATTGTAAGCACTTCGGGGTGGGTGCTGGTGTCTTCCACCTTGCCGACAGACTACTGGAAGGTAGCTTCACTTGATGGAATAGTCCTCAACACAGCTAACTACTGGTCGAATCTGTGGAAGACCTGCGTCACCGATTCAACTGGAATCTCCAACTGCAAAGACTTTCCCTCGATGCTGGCACTGGATG GCTATATCCAAGCATGCAGGGGATTGATGATTGCAGCCGTCTGTATGGGATTTTTTGGTTCCACATTTGCCCTTGTTGGAATGAAATGCACCAAAATCGGAGgaactgacaaaaacaaagccaGGATTGCCTGCTTTGCTGGTGTAAGCTTCCTTCTTAGTG GCATTTGCTCCCTTTTGTCGTGCTCCCTCTATGCACACCAGATTACAGCAGAGTTTTTTGACCCAATGTTTGTAGGACTGAA GTATGAATTTGGAGCTGCGCTTTTTATCGGCTGGTCAGGATCTATTCTCTGTATCCTCGGAGGCAGCATGCTCTGCTTCTCCATCGCAGGTTCTTTTACCAAAAG CCACAGTCAGGCAAACTATATCTACAAAGGTGATGCCTCACATTCTCATATCTCCTCCTACCCCAGAGGGCAGGCGAAGTCTGTAAACCAGAGGCCGCTTCCAGACTACAGCAACTCCTCCAGGACGCAGCACTTTGATAAGAACGTATATGTGTGA